One Heyndrickxia oleronia genomic window, GAAATTGGAATCGAAGCAGAAGAGGTATTTCCATATTTATGAACGGTTTTAGACATCTTTTCAATTGGTAATTCCAATCTTTGTCTTGAAGCTTCCATAATACGGATATTCGCTTGATGGGGAATTAGAAAATTAACATCCTCTTTAGTTAATCCTGCTCGTTCAATGACATTAATACATGATTCACCCATTTGTCTTACAGCGAATTTAAACACTTCTCTACCATTCATAATAATATGATTGTTTTCATCTTCATACAAGTGTTTTCTACCAGATCCATCTGCACCTAAATCAAAGGCTAATACTCCTCTTCCCTCTGAAACCGGCCCCATTACCGCTGCACCTGCACCGTCACCAAAGAGGACAGCTGTATTACGGTCTTCCCAATTAGTAATTTTAGATAGCTTCTCCACACCAACAATCAGCACATATTTATAAGCATTTGTTTCAATAAATTGTTTAGCCGTCACTACACCGTACATAAAACCTGAACAAGCTGCGCTTATGTCCATTGCCGCCGCTTTTTTTGCACCTAAACGATCTTGAAGCATACACGCAACTGATGGAAAAGGTTGATCAGGTGTCACTGTTGCAACAAGAATTAGATCTAATTCTTCAGGTGCTATTCCTGCATCTTTAATCGCTTTTGCCGCAGCTTCATAAGCCATATCAGATGTATTCATATCTTTATCAGCAATTCTTCGTTCTTCAATTCCTGTTCTTGTACGAATCCATTCATCTGATGTGTCCATCATCTTTTCTAAGTCAAAATTAGATAATACCCTCTCAGGACTAAACTTTCCTACTCCAATGATTCCTGCATTCATAAAGAGACATCTCCTTTATAGATGTGTTAACAAGACAAATCAAAACTATATTTTTTTGCTTTTCGCTCAACTTATTATAGGCTTTGAATTCATATTATTATTCGGTTACATTTATAGTTATTATTATGACCTGCTACTAATTATAGCAGGTCGATTTTTTTTTGTCACTATTCAAGATTCGAATGCATACCCGGGACACTCGTCTATTCTTAAGACATGTATGTAGCATAATTTGAATATTAAGGAAGGAGGGAATAACCATTGAGTGAGGAAGTAATTCAAGAAAGTAGCGAGGAAACTAGAGACAATAGCGAAGGAATAGTACATCCATTTGACAGAATGTTTTTCGGTAATGTTAGAGGGGAAAGGCAAGCTCCCCCTATAAATCAAGTAAATAATCAACCAAAAGAAACAGATGATTTATTATCAAATCTCTTAAATAATCCGAAATTACAAAATATTGATTATGATAAAATGATGAATCATGTGGATAATCTGTTCAATTCCTTGAATGAATTGAAACCGATGTTTCAAAAAGTGTCTCCAATTATAAATAAATTTCTTCAAAAAGATAAATAAAAAAAGCGTAAGTGTATTGATCAAAACAGATGTACCTATAAGACGATAATTAATTTGAGTTTTCATATCCCTAAAAAAAGCTTCCATTTTCATGGAAGCTTTTTTCTTTAAGAAATATTTTGTAACTTATTTTAATGCATCATTTTTTCCAAGCTCATACGCTTCATTCATCACCTTAGTGAATAATTCCATAAAAGGTTGAAGCAATTCAAAGGAAATCTCCACTCCTGCTTGATCCAATTTTTCTTTTGCCTCTGGTAAGTATTTCATTGCTATTTGCATAAATTCCATCGATTTGTCTTGATTCATTACTCATTTCCTCCTACAAGCTAACGTTTACTTTGGTAAGTCTCCTGTTTCTTTATATTTTTTGACAAAACGTTTCATTTTCCTTTGAAATTTTTCGTCAACCCGGGGACTGAATTTCCCCATTTCTATTACACCATCTTGGAAGTCAAATGAAAGATTCCCTGATTGGAGAGTACCCTCTGCATATTTTTTTGCGACAATATCATAAAGCTTACTTGCTTGTTGAATCGTACTTGTTAGAACTGTATTTTTCCCTAAATCCGATTGATCTGAAACATAGCCTATTGCATATAGACCTTTTTCTTTAATTTTTTCAATGACCGGTACATTAAAGCCATCGCCAGCTGGGTATACCACATCTACTTCTTCATCTAATAATTTGTCCAAAAGCCCTACAGCTTTTTGTCCATCATCCCAATTATCAGTATACTTTAATAAGACGGTAATATTTGGATCCTCATATTTTGCGCCTTCAACAAATCCTTTAATTTCCGGCTGCCAACTATGTGTTGCAATAATACCTATTTTTTTTGTGGTTGACATATGTGCTGCCGTCATCCCACCAAAAAAACCCATTGCATGGCCTTCAAATCTTAAACTAGTTGTATTTTTTTGTGTTGCATCCCCATTGAAGCTAACGAAATGAATAGTAGGATATTTTTTAGCAATTTTATTAAACGTATCCGCATACTCAAATCCATGACCAAAAATTAAATTTACATTTTTTTGTTTAAATTCACTGACTGCATGTTCGATGGCAGATGCGTTTTCAATTCCTTCTTTATAATAGACATCGACATCAAAGTCATTTTGGATATTCAACAGACCCTTATACCCTTT contains:
- a CDS encoding beta-ketoacyl-ACP synthase III: MNAGIIGVGKFSPERVLSNFDLEKMMDTSDEWIRTRTGIEERRIADKDMNTSDMAYEAAAKAIKDAGIAPEELDLILVATVTPDQPFPSVACMLQDRLGAKKAAAMDISAACSGFMYGVVTAKQFIETNAYKYVLIVGVEKLSKITNWEDRNTAVLFGDGAGAAVMGPVSEGRGVLAFDLGADGSGRKHLYEDENNHIIMNGREVFKFAVRQMGESCINVIERAGLTKEDVNFLIPHQANIRIMEASRQRLELPIEKMSKTVHKYGNTSSASIPISLVEEYEAGKIKDDDVIVLVGFGGGLTWGAIALRWGR
- a CDS encoding ComZ family protein — encoded protein: MNQDKSMEFMQIAMKYLPEAKEKLDQAGVEISFELLQPFMELFTKVMNEAYELGKNDALK
- a CDS encoding BMP family ABC transporter substrate-binding protein, translated to MIKKLFIIIACILLLSSCSNRVDKGKLNKVGMLVPETINDQVWGTKGYKGLLNIQNDFDVDVYYKEGIENASAIEHAVSEFKQKNVNLIFGHGFEYADTFNKIAKKYPTIHFVSFNGDATQKNTTSLRFEGHAMGFFGGMTAAHMSTTKKIGIIATHSWQPEIKGFVEGAKYEDPNITVLLKYTDNWDDGQKAVGLLDKLLDEEVDVVYPAGDGFNVPVIEKIKEKGLYAIGYVSDQSDLGKNTVLTSTIQQASKLYDIVAKKYAEGTLQSGNLSFDFQDGVIEMGKFSPRVDEKFQRKMKRFVKKYKETGDLPK